TATTTTTTAACGGCGCATTGCCGGCAGGAGCCGACCGATCCCATGGCTGGATGCCAGCAAAAATAAGGCAAGTCCAGACCCAACGAAAGAACCGTTTGCAGCAGATTGTTTTTTGGCTCTACTTCGTAAACTTTGCCATCTATATTAATCTTCACCATTCTCAGGACCTCCAGGGGCAGCGTTTTTCTTTAATGTGACGCTCAAAATCTTCTCTAAAATATTTTAATGCGCTTTGCAAGGGTTCCATGGCGCCAGGGGCCAGAGCGCAAAAGGAATTACCGGGCGACAGGGTTTGCGTAAGGCTTTCCAGTAGTTCAAGGTCTTCCATTTTGCCCTGCCCGTTTTCAATGGCCCACAAAATATTGCGCGTCCAGGGCAGGCCGTCGCGACACGGCGTACACCAGCCGCATGATTCCTGGGCAAAAAACTGCTCTAAATTGTGCACCATACCCACCACGCAGGTCTGGTCATCCAGCACAATCATGGTGCCCGTTCCCAGTCGGCTGCCAGCTTGCTCCACGCCTTTGTAATCCAATTTGATTTCCAGGTGTTCTTCCACCAGAAAGTCGGTCGATGCACCGCCCGGCAACAGGCCTTTAAACTTCAGACCGTCGCGCATCCCGCCGGCTTTTTCTTCCAGCACCTCGCGCATGGTTACGCCAAGCGGCAATTCCCATAATCCGGGATTTTTAACCTTGCCGCTTACGCCATAAATTTTCGTTCCGCCGTCTTCGCTTATACTGATGCTCTTGTACCAGTCCGAGCCATTGCGCAAAATGTGCGGCACATTACACAGCGTTTCGATATTGTTTACGATGCTTGGCTTGCCAAACAAACCGCTTGTTTGCGGAAAGGGCGGCTTGGCTCGTGGGTTGGCCCGTTTGCCTTCCAGCGAATTGATTAACGCCGTTTCTTCACCGCAAATGTAACGTCCGGCGCTGGTGTGCAGATACAGGTCAAAATCAAAACCGCTCCCCAAAATATTCTTGCCCAGCAAACCGGCTTCATAGGCTTCTGCCAGCGCTTTGCTAATGGTTTGCGCCGCCTTTTTGTAAGCCCAGCGCAAAAAGATGTAGCCGATTTCGGCCTGAATGGCGTAAGCGGAGATGATCATTCCTTCAATCAGCTGGTGGGGGTCTCCTTCGAGCAGCAGGCGGTCTTTAAAAGTGCCCGGCTCCATTTCGTCGCCGTTGGCGATCAGATATTTAGGCCGCGGCGCATCATCGCCAATGGGCACAAAACTCCATTTCAGCCCGGTGGGGAACCCTGCTCCGCCTCGCCCACGAAGGCCCGCCTTTTTAACAACTTCCTGCACCTCTTTAGGCGTCATCTTCAAAGCGGCTTTCAATCCTTCGTAGCCGCCGTTTTTCTGATAATCTGCCAGCGAGTTGGTTTCTCCCGGCCGAATATGCTGTGTTAGTGGTCTTTCCATACGCTCATCTATTCTCATTTGTATTGATCTAAAATTTCATCGATTTTTTCGGGCGTTAAATTGCCGTACAGTTCGTTGTCCACCATCATTGCCGGGGCACGGTCACAGGCGCCAAGACAGGGGATGGTTAACAACGTAAATTTTTTGTCTTCGGTTGTCTGCCCCAGATCAATCTTTAGCTTATCCTTCAGATGATCTCTCACATTTTCGTAGCCCATAATCCAGCAGCTTATGCTATCGCACAGTAAAATTACGTGCTCGCCCACCGGTTTACGGAAAATCAGATTGTAAAAGGTGGCCACGCTATCCACTTCATCCGGGGTCATCTCCAGAAATTCGGCAACGTCTTTTACGCTTTCGTCGGATACATATCCGCGATGTTCCTGCACCACCTTTAAAGCTTCTATGACCGCGGCCTGTTTGCGCGGATAGTGCTTTAAATGTTCTTTAATTTCTACAATTTCTTTATCTGTAAGCATAATGCGTTCCATTTATTGATTTACCTGT
This sequence is a window from Caldithrix abyssi DSM 13497. Protein-coding genes within it:
- the nuoE gene encoding NADH-quinone oxidoreductase subunit NuoE, whose protein sequence is MLTDKEIVEIKEHLKHYPRKQAAVIEALKVVQEHRGYVSDESVKDVAEFLEMTPDEVDSVATFYNLIFRKPVGEHVILLCDSISCWIMGYENVRDHLKDKLKIDLGQTTEDKKFTLLTIPCLGACDRAPAMMVDNELYGNLTPEKIDEILDQYK
- the nuoF gene encoding NADH-quinone oxidoreductase subunit NuoF; amino-acid sequence: MERPLTQHIRPGETNSLADYQKNGGYEGLKAALKMTPKEVQEVVKKAGLRGRGGAGFPTGLKWSFVPIGDDAPRPKYLIANGDEMEPGTFKDRLLLEGDPHQLIEGMIISAYAIQAEIGYIFLRWAYKKAAQTISKALAEAYEAGLLGKNILGSGFDFDLYLHTSAGRYICGEETALINSLEGKRANPRAKPPFPQTSGLFGKPSIVNNIETLCNVPHILRNGSDWYKSISISEDGGTKIYGVSGKVKNPGLWELPLGVTMREVLEEKAGGMRDGLKFKGLLPGGASTDFLVEEHLEIKLDYKGVEQAGSRLGTGTMIVLDDQTCVVGMVHNLEQFFAQESCGWCTPCRDGLPWTRNILWAIENGQGKMEDLELLESLTQTLSPGNSFCALAPGAMEPLQSALKYFREDFERHIKEKRCPWRS